A genomic segment from Halorussus sp. MSC15.2 encodes:
- a CDS encoding CBS domain-containing protein, whose translation MEDIFVGRLMSSPVETVSPDTEVHVAAEKMIDERIGSVLVTDDEGQLAGILTATDFVHIAAEQRWAADATVETYMTTDVTTTTANAEIRDVADTMIEQGFHHMPVVDETEGVVGIITTTDITAYMSHVQTPSPS comes from the coding sequence ATGGAAGATATCTTCGTCGGACGACTCATGTCGTCCCCCGTCGAGACGGTCTCACCGGACACCGAGGTTCACGTCGCGGCCGAGAAGATGATAGACGAGCGCATCGGGTCGGTCCTCGTCACGGACGACGAGGGCCAACTCGCCGGTATCCTGACCGCCACGGACTTCGTCCACATCGCCGCCGAACAGCGGTGGGCCGCCGACGCGACGGTTGAGACCTACATGACGACCGACGTGACGACGACGACGGCGAACGCCGAAATACGCGACGTCGCGGACACGATGATAGAACAGGGCTTTCACCACATGCCTGTCGTGGACGAGACCGAAGGCGTCGTCGGCATCATCACGACGACGGACATCACGGCGTACATGTCCCACGTTCAGACGCCGAGTCCGTCGTAA
- a CDS encoding glycosyltransferase, whose product MLRDYIVEVTSVLAPEEIRVELDGDIEVPIDDLDVTVNHSATRRGKGAAIVDGFESLSPDVDIVLFADADGSTAAESLAELVRTLQTVDVDICVGSRRHPDATIASPQSVLRRHLGDVFAWTARSVRSSVGF is encoded by the coding sequence ATTCTTCGGGACTACATTGTCGAGGTCACTTCGGTACTCGCTCCGGAGGAGATACGGGTTGAACTCGACGGCGATATCGAGGTTCCAATCGACGACCTTGACGTGACGGTCAATCACTCGGCGACGCGGCGGGGGAAAGGTGCCGCTATCGTCGATGGGTTCGAGAGTCTGTCTCCCGACGTGGACATCGTGCTGTTCGCCGACGCCGACGGAAGCACTGCCGCGGAGTCGCTCGCGGAGTTGGTCCGCACGCTACAGACGGTGGACGTCGACATCTGCGTCGGGTCGCGTCGTCATCCGGACGCCACGATAGCGTCCCCCCAGTCGGTTCTCCGACGCCACCTCGGTGACGTATTCGCGTGGACCGCTCGTTCGGTTCGCTCGTCCGTCGGTTTCTGA
- a CDS encoding dihydroneopterin aldolase family protein, with protein MDSSDADSAERTGPADSDPTDRDAACFEAGIKFGALYHQFAGTPVSPESAPSLETAMEDAIENQPFCERVTVDILTEKLAAEMTGGYTELTGRFMEVEIVVDHEGVEVVTRMEMEDGYPLMKIDSVREP; from the coding sequence ATGGACTCCAGCGACGCCGATTCCGCCGAACGAACCGGCCCCGCCGATTCGGACCCCACCGACCGCGACGCGGCCTGCTTCGAGGCGGGCATCAAGTTCGGTGCGCTCTACCACCAGTTCGCCGGGACGCCCGTCAGTCCCGAGAGCGCCCCCAGCCTCGAAACCGCGATGGAGGACGCCATCGAGAACCAACCGTTCTGCGAGCGCGTGACCGTCGATATTCTGACCGAGAAACTGGCGGCGGAGATGACCGGCGGGTACACGGAACTCACGGGCCGGTTCATGGAGGTCGAAATCGTCGTGGACCACGAGGGCGTCGAAGTCGTCACCCGGATGGAGATGGAGGACGGCTACCCGCTGATGAAAATCGACTCCGTGAGGGAACCGTAG
- a CDS encoding oxidoreductase yields MSPNRGEWTADRMPEMDDRTVVVTGANSGLGYEATRAFARKGAHVVMACRSEDRGEDAKRRLRSEDTEGGHRGSLEVAELDLADLSSVESFAESFGDTHDELHVLCNNAGVMAIPRRETENGFEMQFGVNHLGHFALTGLLLDRLRETPGETRVVTQSSGVHENGDIDFADLQHEDAYDEWNAYAQSKLANVLFAYELQRRLDDASADVTSVACHPGYAATNLQRRGPEMAGSTLRLWAMKAANAVLAQSAEQGALPMLYAATAPQIEGGEYVGPGGLMNMRGPPSVQQSSDVSYDRERAERLWEVSEDLTGVTYDLKAATPAG; encoded by the coding sequence ATGTCACCGAATCGCGGCGAGTGGACCGCGGACCGGATGCCCGAGATGGACGACCGGACCGTCGTCGTCACGGGCGCGAACAGCGGTCTGGGCTACGAGGCGACCCGCGCGTTCGCCCGGAAAGGTGCCCACGTCGTCATGGCCTGCCGGAGCGAGGACCGCGGCGAGGACGCCAAGCGGCGACTCCGGAGCGAGGACACGGAGGGCGGCCACCGCGGGTCGCTCGAAGTGGCCGAACTCGACCTCGCCGACCTCTCGTCGGTCGAGTCGTTCGCCGAGTCGTTCGGCGACACCCACGACGAGTTGCACGTCCTCTGCAACAACGCGGGGGTGATGGCGATTCCGCGGCGCGAGACCGAGAACGGGTTCGAGATGCAGTTCGGCGTCAACCACCTCGGCCACTTCGCGCTGACCGGCCTGCTCCTCGACCGACTCCGCGAGACGCCCGGCGAGACCCGAGTGGTCACCCAGAGCAGCGGCGTCCACGAGAACGGCGACATCGATTTCGCGGACCTCCAGCACGAGGACGCCTACGACGAGTGGAACGCCTACGCCCAGAGCAAGCTGGCGAACGTGCTGTTCGCCTACGAACTCCAGCGCCGACTCGACGACGCGAGCGCGGACGTGACCAGCGTGGCCTGTCACCCGGGGTACGCCGCCACGAACCTCCAGCGCCGCGGTCCGGAGATGGCGGGGTCGACCCTCCGACTCTGGGCGATGAAAGCCGCGAACGCGGTCCTCGCACAGTCGGCCGAGCAGGGCGCGCTCCCGATGCTGTACGCCGCCACCGCCCCGCAAATCGAGGGCGGAGAGTACGTCGGTCCCGGCGGGTTGATGAACATGCGGGGACCGCCGAGCGTCCAGCAGTCCAGCGACGTCTCCTACGACCGGGAGCGCGCGGAGCGACTCTGGGAGGTCTCCGAAGACCTGACCGGGGTGACCTACGACCTCAAAGCGGCCACGCCAGCGGGGTGA
- a CDS encoding glycosyltransferase family 87 protein: protein MNEQYSSQHGEFIYPPVTLLYFAVYTLFPFTIAYGIQLVVSLVAASYAAWAAVQTIRTHRSLSRTDSVLIGLFFLFSACSLAALSLGQINLLLLALLVFGYRRLADNEQLAAGASFAVAAIPKLFPGLLGLYLLSRRAWRAALSAIAVGVGGMLVGALVFGYGLTQNYFVWLVTNRGIKTGTLSSATPPSEDLYIVTLMRPLANIFPSLDVSGYFVLSLVLLLPVWGYVYADVSGVRDDLVAFLATLVVMVILVPPQLIYGVFIYFPLVVLYYLTHDHRRRAIFGVSLVLINVIFVPEQFATALQALSLPSPFVADVMGVVRPLLGFASVPLLGFLAALLGCVVHRATA from the coding sequence TTGAACGAACAGTACTCCAGTCAACACGGCGAATTCATCTACCCGCCGGTGACGCTCCTCTACTTCGCCGTCTACACGCTATTCCCGTTCACCATCGCGTACGGTATTCAGTTGGTTGTCTCGCTCGTGGCCGCTAGCTACGCCGCGTGGGCGGCGGTCCAAACGATTCGGACCCACCGTTCGCTCTCTCGGACTGATTCGGTCCTCATCGGACTCTTCTTCCTGTTCTCGGCCTGCTCGCTCGCTGCCCTCTCGCTAGGGCAAATCAACCTCCTCCTGCTCGCGCTGCTCGTGTTCGGCTACCGACGACTCGCCGATAACGAGCAACTGGCCGCCGGGGCCTCCTTCGCCGTCGCCGCTATCCCGAAGCTGTTCCCCGGACTTCTCGGTCTCTACCTGCTCTCCCGCCGAGCGTGGCGGGCGGCACTCTCGGCCATCGCCGTCGGCGTGGGAGGGATGCTCGTCGGCGCCCTCGTCTTCGGTTACGGGTTGACCCAGAACTACTTCGTCTGGTTGGTAACCAACCGCGGTATCAAGACGGGGACGCTCTCTTCGGCGACGCCTCCCTCCGAGGACCTCTACATCGTCACGCTGATGCGGCCGCTCGCGAACATCTTCCCGTCGCTGGACGTTTCGGGCTACTTCGTCCTTTCTCTAGTGTTACTGCTTCCGGTCTGGGGATACGTCTACGCGGATGTGTCGGGGGTACGCGACGACCTCGTCGCGTTTCTCGCGACACTGGTCGTAATGGTGATTCTCGTCCCGCCTCAGCTAATCTACGGGGTGTTCATCTACTTCCCGCTCGTGGTACTTTACTACCTGACGCACGACCATCGCCGCCGCGCAATATTCGGGGTCTCGCTAGTCCTCATCAACGTCATATTCGTGCCGGAACAGTTCGCCACTGCGCTCCAAGCCCTCTCGCTTCCGTCGCCGTTCGTCGCCGACGTAATGGGAGTCGTTCGGCCGCTCCTCGGGTTCGCGTCGGTCCCGCTGCTCGGGTTTCTCGCGGCACTGCTGGGTTGCGTCGTCCATCGCGCGACGGCATGA
- a CDS encoding 5'-deoxyadenosine deaminase has product MLLQGTVVADAETVVEDGAVVVEGDEIVAVGDREELVETYSGHERAEYDLLAPGVVGGHVHSVQSLGRGIADDTALLDWLFDYVLPMESSLDAEGMRVAAELGYLELLESGVTTAIDHLSVRHADEAFEAAGELGIRARMGKVLMDTESPDGLLEGTREGLDDTERLIRKYHDTHDGRIQYAVTPRFAVSCTEECLRGSRELADEYDGVRIHTHASENRDEVETVEERTGRRNIHWLDEVGLTGEDVVLAHCIWTDESEREVLAETGTHVTYCPSSNMKLASGIAPIVDYVDRGINVALGNDGPPCNNTLDPFTEMRQASLLQKVEHLDPTTTPAQLVFEMATENGAKAAGFDDVGRLRPGWKADVVGLTTDVTRAVPLHDVFSHLVFSAHGDDVEFTMVNGDVVYEDGELRTGDAEAIRRRAREYDLPISPE; this is encoded by the coding sequence ATGTTACTACAGGGAACGGTCGTCGCGGACGCCGAGACAGTGGTCGAGGACGGCGCGGTGGTCGTGGAGGGCGACGAGATAGTCGCCGTCGGCGACCGCGAGGAACTGGTCGAGACCTACTCCGGACACGAGCGCGCGGAGTACGACCTGCTCGCGCCGGGCGTGGTCGGCGGACACGTCCACTCCGTCCAGTCGCTCGGCCGTGGTATCGCCGACGACACGGCCCTGCTGGACTGGCTGTTCGACTACGTGCTGCCGATGGAGTCGTCGCTCGACGCCGAGGGGATGCGAGTCGCCGCGGAACTGGGCTACCTCGAACTGCTCGAGTCCGGCGTCACGACCGCCATCGACCACCTCTCGGTGCGCCACGCCGACGAGGCGTTCGAGGCCGCGGGCGAGTTGGGCATCCGCGCCCGGATGGGCAAGGTGCTGATGGACACCGAGTCGCCCGACGGTCTGCTGGAAGGGACCCGAGAGGGACTCGACGACACCGAGCGCCTGATTCGGAAGTACCACGACACGCACGACGGGCGCATCCAGTACGCGGTCACACCGCGCTTCGCCGTGAGTTGCACCGAGGAGTGCCTGCGGGGGTCGCGCGAACTCGCCGACGAGTACGACGGCGTGCGCATCCACACCCACGCTAGCGAGAACCGCGACGAGGTCGAGACGGTCGAGGAACGGACCGGCCGCCGGAACATCCACTGGCTGGACGAAGTGGGTCTGACCGGCGAGGACGTGGTGTTGGCCCACTGCATCTGGACCGACGAGTCCGAGCGCGAGGTGCTGGCCGAGACCGGTACGCACGTCACCTACTGCCCGTCCTCGAACATGAAACTCGCGTCGGGCATCGCACCCATCGTGGACTACGTTGACCGGGGCATCAACGTCGCGCTGGGCAACGACGGCCCGCCCTGTAACAACACGCTCGACCCCTTCACGGAGATGCGGCAGGCGAGTCTGCTCCAGAAGGTCGAACACCTCGACCCGACGACGACCCCCGCGCAACTCGTCTTCGAGATGGCGACCGAGAACGGTGCGAAAGCGGCGGGCTTCGACGACGTCGGCCGCCTCCGACCGGGGTGGAAGGCCGACGTCGTGGGCCTGACGACAGACGTGACTCGCGCCGTTCCCCTCCACGACGTGTTCTCACACCTCGTCTTCTCCGCCCACGGCGACGACGTGGAGTTCACGATGGTGAACGGCGACGTCGTCTACGAGGACGGCGAACTGCGGACGGGCGACGCCGAGGCGATTCGGCGGCGAGCGCGGGAGTACGACCTGCCCATCAGTCCGGAGTAG
- a CDS encoding M20/M25/M40 family metallo-hydrolase encodes MNEFARERGDDLREFAEELLRFDTTQRNEAPAQAYVRERLDELGFETYEWTADAEELAAHSSFPDDPDAISVADRPSVGGVLEMGDPDAGHTLVLNGHVDVVPVARESWSSDPFDPTWRGDGDEETLTARGAADMKCGLAACVFAAKHLEASTDESLDGRIVVESVVGEEAGGIGAASAALSNPYPFDRDAAIIAEPTDLRPVTASEGSLMKRLRLTGRSAHAATRWRGVDVLPYFEEIRRAFAALETERGERVTHPLYEDFPVPWPVVVGRVEAGSWASSVPAELTAELRIGVAPGETVAEVEETFDQRLAELVAEDEWLTDHPPEFERFSVQFEASEIDADEPVVGAVQRAMAANGLDDADSRGATYGADARWYNEAGIPTVMFGPGSIEQAHFPDETIPWAEVLTAGEVLSDAAAEFLR; translated from the coding sequence ATGAACGAATTCGCCCGCGAACGCGGCGACGACCTCCGGGAGTTCGCCGAGGAACTCCTCCGATTCGACACCACCCAGCGGAACGAAGCGCCCGCACAGGCGTACGTCCGAGAGCGTCTCGACGAACTCGGCTTCGAGACCTACGAGTGGACCGCCGACGCCGAAGAGTTGGCCGCCCACTCCTCGTTCCCGGACGACCCCGACGCGATTTCCGTCGCGGACCGGCCGAGCGTCGGCGGTGTCCTCGAAATGGGCGACCCCGACGCCGGACACACGCTCGTGCTGAACGGGCACGTGGACGTGGTGCCGGTCGCCCGCGAGTCGTGGTCGAGCGACCCGTTCGACCCGACGTGGCGCGGGGACGGCGACGAGGAGACGCTCACGGCGCGCGGGGCAGCCGACATGAAGTGCGGTCTCGCGGCGTGCGTCTTCGCGGCGAAACACCTCGAAGCGTCGACCGACGAGTCCCTCGACGGACGAATCGTGGTCGAGAGCGTCGTCGGCGAGGAGGCGGGCGGTATCGGCGCGGCCTCGGCCGCGCTGTCGAACCCCTATCCCTTCGACCGTGACGCCGCGATAATCGCCGAACCCACCGACCTCCGGCCCGTCACGGCCTCCGAGGGGAGTCTGATGAAGCGCCTCCGCCTCACCGGCCGGTCGGCCCACGCCGCGACCCGGTGGCGCGGCGTGGACGTCCTCCCGTACTTCGAGGAGATTCGGCGTGCGTTCGCGGCGTTGGAGACCGAACGCGGCGAGCGCGTGACCCATCCGCTCTACGAGGACTTCCCAGTTCCGTGGCCCGTGGTCGTCGGCCGGGTCGAGGCGGGCAGTTGGGCGTCGTCGGTTCCGGCCGAGTTGACGGCCGAGCTTCGAATCGGCGTCGCGCCGGGCGAGACGGTGGCGGAGGTCGAGGAGACCTTCGACCAGCGCCTCGCCGAACTCGTCGCCGAGGACGAGTGGTTGACCGACCATCCGCCGGAGTTCGAGCGGTTCTCGGTCCAGTTCGAGGCCTCCGAAATCGACGCCGACGAACCGGTCGTCGGGGCGGTCCAGCGCGCGATGGCGGCGAACGGACTCGACGACGCCGACTCCCGCGGAGCGACCTACGGCGCGGACGCTCGCTGGTACAACGAGGCCGGAATCCCGACCGTGATGTTCGGTCCGGGGTCCATCGAGCAGGCCCACTTCCCCGACGAGACGATTCCGTGGGCGGAGGTGCTGACGGCGGGAGAAGTGCTGTCCGACGCGGCGGCGGAGTTCCTGCGGTAG
- a CDS encoding translation initiation factor IF-2 subunit beta has protein sequence MDYSANLDRAMDATPDFEEQSDRFSYPDADAQKDGAFTRFTNLSDVADALGRDTEHIHSALQRELGTNGKLEDGRARYNGTFSGSDFDAALESYVQEFVLCSECGLPDTRLVRENRNLMLRCDACGAFRPVTKRSSSTQNQNRDAVEEGATYEVKITGTGRKGDGVAEKGKYTIFVPGAQEGDVVQIYIKNISGNLAFARLA, from the coding sequence ATGGACTATTCAGCGAATCTCGACAGAGCGATGGACGCGACACCCGACTTCGAAGAGCAGAGCGACCGATTCAGCTACCCCGACGCGGACGCCCAGAAGGACGGCGCGTTCACACGATTCACCAACTTGAGCGACGTCGCGGACGCGCTCGGCCGCGACACCGAACACATCCACAGCGCGCTCCAGCGCGAACTCGGGACCAACGGGAAACTCGAAGACGGTCGCGCCCGGTACAACGGGACCTTCTCGGGGTCCGACTTCGACGCCGCCCTCGAGAGCTACGTGCAGGAGTTCGTCCTCTGCTCGGAGTGCGGCCTGCCGGACACCCGCCTCGTCCGCGAGAACCGCAACCTGATGCTGCGGTGTGACGCCTGCGGAGCGTTCCGACCCGTCACCAAGCGGTCGAGTTCGACCCAGAACCAGAACCGCGACGCCGTCGAGGAGGGTGCCACCTACGAGGTCAAGATTACCGGCACCGGCCGAAAGGGCGACGGCGTGGCCGAGAAAGGCAAGTACACCATCTTCGTCCCCGGCGCACAGGAAGGCGACGTGGTGCAGATTTACATCAAGAACATCAGCGGGAATCTGGCGTTCGCGCGACTCGCCTGA